From Lolium perenne isolate Kyuss_39 chromosome 5, Kyuss_2.0, whole genome shotgun sequence, a single genomic window includes:
- the LOC127300284 gene encoding receptor like protein kinase S.2, whose translation MSLRRLCFVLPMDGDELLVASDDDVQRHPRQKLGSYVRGKVGRALSCLRGCGCHDSRSVTAGFEDMDGVYELGARKIKGASGPRVFSYSELYIGTSGFSADEVLGSGGFGRVYRAVLPSDGTTVAVKCVASVGVDRFDKSFLAELAAVARLRHRNLVRLRGWCVRDGEELLLVYDYMPNRSLDRLLFSPAAAPAAPLGWDRRRRIVAGLAAALLYLHEQLDTQIIHRDVKTSNVMLDSEYNARLGDFGLARWLEHAVEDAPPTKKLDLLPSTPSVRSTSSFSSSANYQFRLIDTSRIGGTIGYLPPESFQPRGGATAKSDVFSFGIVLLEVATGRRAVDLAYPDDQIFMLDWVRRLSDDGKLLNAGDRKLPQGGMFDMVRFIHLGLLCSMHDPRSRPTMKWVVENISGSSSGDLPPLPSFVAHPKYISLTSSSSDDSGTSTTIVGTNSTASPASSPMKPMYATAAGTTIYLTAEDGNKTSSGGGSGTDKSGNSQRSSLSPRPVVAVPNVDTPREISYKEIVAITNDFSESQVVAELDFGTGYEGFLDNGRGGRIHVLVKRLGMKTCPALRTRFANELCNLAKLRHRNLVQLRGWCTDHGEMLVVYDHSPGNLLSNHLLVRHSDSETLSWRHRYGIVRALASAVLYLHEEWDEQVIHRNITSAAVFLDPDRSPRLGSFALAEFLSRNEHSHHVVVPTVSGSARGIFGYMSPEYMESGEATTMADVYSFGVVVLEVVTGAMAVDVRSPEVLLVRKVQLCQEQDRDVEALADRRLDDMFDRQELVRLAKIGIACTRSDPAARPSMRKIVSILDGNDEVLRKFERRTESRVEWERKNATALSLVRRLQALGIH comes from the coding sequence ATGTCGCTTCGCCGGCTATGCTTCGTGCTGCCCATGGACGGGGACGAGCTCCTCGTGGCTTCCGACGACGACGTCCAACGTCATCCTCGGCAAAAGCTGGGATCTTACGTCCGAGGCAAGGTCGGCCGCGCGCTGTCCTGCCTCCGCGGCTGCGGCTGCCACGATTCCCGGTCAGTAACAGCGGGCTTCGAGGACATGGACGGCGTGTACGAGCTCGGCGCGAGGAAGATCAAGGGCGCGTCCGGGCCCCGGGTGTTCAGCTACTCGGAGCTCTACATCGGCACCAGCGGCTTCAGCGCCGACGAGGTGCTCGGCAGCGGCGGGTTCGGGCGCGTCTACCGCGCCGTTCTGCCCAGCGACGGCACCACCGTGGCCGTCAAGTGCGTCGCCAGCGTCGGCGTCGACCGCTTCGACAAGTCCTTCCTGGCCGAGCTGGCCGCCGTCGCCCGCCTGCGCCACCGCAACCTCGTGCGCCTCCGCGGCTGGTGCGTGCGGGACGGGGAGGAGCTGCTGCTCGTCTACGACTACATGCCCAACCGCAGCCTCGACCGCCTCCTCTTCTCCCCTGCGGCGGCCCCCGCGGCGCCGCTCGGCTGGGACCGGCGACGCCGCATCGTGGCGGGGCTCGCCGCCGCGCTGCTCTACCTGCACGAGCAGCTCGACACGCAGATCATCCACCGCGACGTCAAGACCAGCAACGTCATGCTCGACTCCGAGTACAACGCGCGCCTCGGCGACTTCGGCCTCGCTCGCTGGCTCGAGCACGCCGTCGAGGACGCCCCGCCCACCAAAAAGCTCGACCTGCTGCCGTCGACGCCTTCCGTGCGCTCCACGTCGTCGTTCTCCTCGTCGGCCAACTACCAGTTCCGGCTCATCGACACCAGCAGGATCGGCGGCACCATCGGGTACCTCCCGCCGGAGAGCTTCCAGCCCAGGGGCGGGGCGACGGCCAAGTCGGACGTGTTCAGCTTCGGGATCGTCCTCCTGGAGGTGGCCACGGGACGCCGGGCGGTCGACCTGGCGTACCCCGACGACCAAATCTTCATGCTGGACTGGGTGCGCCGCCTGTCCGACGACGGGAAACTCCTAAACGCTGGCGACCGTAAGCTGCCGCAAGGCGGCATGTTCGACATGGTCCGGTTCATCCACCTCGGCCTCCTCTGCTCCATGCATGACCCGAGGTCTCGTCCGACCATGAAGTGGGTGGTGGAGAACATATCCGGAAGCTCCTCCGGCGACCTCCCGCCGCTTCCGTCCTTCGTAGCTCATCCAAAGTACATCTCTCTCACTTCATCCTCTTCCGACGACTCGGGTACGTCCACGACCATCGTCGGCACGAACAGCACAGCCTCCCCTGCCTCCTCGCCGATGAAGCCCATGTACGCCACGGCGGCTGGAACCACCATCTACCTCACCGCAGAAGACGGCAATAAGACGTCGTCCGGCGGCGGCTCGGGAACTGACAAGAGCGGCAACAGCCAGCGATCGTCGTTGTCACCGCGGCCAGTGGTGGCCGTCCCGAACGTGGATACCCCGCGCGAGATATCGTACAAGGAGATCGTGGCGATCACCAACGATTTCTCCGAGTCGCAGGTGGTGGCGGAGCTGGACTTCGGCACGGGCTACGAGGGGTTCCTGGACAACGGCCGCGGCGGCCGGATCCACGTCCTCGTGAAGCGGCTCGGCATGAAGACGTGCCCGGCGCTGCGAACACGGTTCGCGAACGAGCTCTGCAACCTGGCCAAGCTCCGGCACCGGAACCTCGTGCAGCTGCGCGGCTGGTGCACGGACCACGGCGAGATGCTCGTCGTCTACGACCACTCCCCGGGGAACCTCCTGAGCAACCACCTCCTCGTCCGGCACAGCGATTCCGAGACCCTATCGTGGCGCCACCGGTACGGCATCGTCAGGGCGCTCGCGTCCGCCGTGCTGTACCTGCACGAGGAGTGGGACGAGCAGGTCATCCACCGCAACATCACGTCGGCGGCGGTGTTCCTGGACCCCGACCGGAGCCCACGGCTCGGCAGCTTCGCGCTCGCCGAGTTCCTGTCAAGAAACGAGCACAGCCACCACGTGGTCGTGCCAACCGTCTCAGGGTCGGCGCGTGGCATCTTCGGGTACATGTCGCCGGAGTACATGGAGAGCGGCGaggccaccaccatggccgacgTGTACAGCTTCGGGGTGGTGGTTCTTGAGGTCGTCACGGGCGCGATGGCGGTGGACGTGAGGTCGCCGGAGGTGCTCCTTGTCAGGAAAGTGCAGCTCTGCCAAGAGCAGGACCGTGACGTGGAGGCCCTCGCGGACAGGCGGCTCGACGACATGTTCGATCGGCAGGAGCTCGTGAGGTTGGCCAAGATCGGCATCGCGTGCACGCGGTCGGACCCGGCGGCGCGGCCGAGCATGAGGAAGATCGTGAGCATTCTCGACGGCaacgacgaggtgctgcggaagtTCGAGCGGAGAACGGAGAGCAGGGTAGAGTGGGAGAGGAAGAATGCAACAGCTCTGTCTTTGGTTAGGAGATTGCAGGCTCTCGGCATACACTGA